The Populus trichocarpa isolate Nisqually-1 chromosome 2, P.trichocarpa_v4.1, whole genome shotgun sequence genome has a window encoding:
- the LOC7494027 gene encoding polygalacturonate 4-alpha-galacturonosyltransferase codes for MALKRGFSISGLNKNRRGGSRLPIVVVIFFCVLSPLIFFVGRGLYTTSSSTDQNLNAVGSGKQHLNWRERLALLHVKSIFSKEVIDVITSSTTDLGPLSLDSFRKNNLSASWKVIGIDSSVEDNAASEPNQTATVVKQEAPKGKEDNISDDDSRSGDTPAKLARRQLREKRREKRAVELLRQDDEAIARLESAAIERSKLVDGAVLGKYSIWRKEMDSENSDSTVRLMRDQMIMARVYLSIAKMKRKLDLLQELQTRIKESQRVLGDSLADSDLHPSVPEKIKAMGQVLSKARELLYDCKLVTGKLRAMLQTADEQVRSLKKQSTFLSQLAAKTVPNGIHCLSMRLTIDYYLLPLEKRKFPRSENLENPNLYHYALFSDNVLAASVVVNSTIMNAKDSSKHVFHLVTDKLNFGAMNMWFLLNPPGKATIHVENVDEFKWLNSSYCPVLRQLESAAMKEYYFKANHPTSLSSGSSNLKYRNPKYLSMLNHLRFYLPEVYPKLDKILFLDDDIVVQKDLTKLWSVDLHGKVNGAVETCGESFHRFDKYLNFSNPHIAKNFDPNACGWAYGMNIFDLKVWKKKDITGIYHKWQNMNEDRVLWKLGTLPPGLITFYNLTNPLEKTWHVLGLGYNPSIDRSEIESAAVVHYNGNMKPWLELAMTKYRPYWTKYIKYDHPYLRNCNLSE; via the exons ATGGCGTTGAAGCGGGGATTTTCAATTTCCGGCTTGAACAAGAACCGACGTGGTGGATCTAGATTGCCGATTGTAGTCGTGATATTCTTCTGCGTTTTGTCTCCGTTGATTTTCTTTGTCGGTCGAGGGCTCTATACAACAAGCTCTTCTACTG ATCAAAATTTGAATGCAGTTGGTTCCGGTAAGCAG CATTTGAATTGGAGAGAACGGCTGGCCTTGCTACATGTGAAATCGATTTTCTCAAAAGAG GTCATTGATGTTATCACATCCAGCACAACTGATTTGGGACCTTTGAGTCTtgattcttttagaaaaaacaatttgtctGCCTCGTGGAAAGTTATTGGCATAGATTCTTCAGTCGAGGATAATGCTGCTTCTGAG CCAAACCAAACAGCTACAGTGGTCAAGCAGGAAGCACCTAAGGGAAAAGAAGACAACATTTCTG ATGATGATTCTCGATCTGGTGACACACCTGCAAAACTAGCTCGTAGG CAATTGAGGGAGAAACGACGTGAAAAGCGTGCTGTGGAGTTATTGCGCCAAGATGATGAAGCGATTGCAAGGCTTGAAAGTGCCGCCATTGAACGCTCAAAATTAGTTGATGGTGCTGTTTTGGGCAAATACAGTATATGGAGGAAAGAAATGGATAGTGAGAACTCTGATTCAACAGTACGCTTAATGCGTGATCAGATGATAATGGCAAGGGTGTATTTGAGTATTGCAAAGATGAAACGCAAGCTTGACTTGCTACAGGAACTTCAGACTCGGATCAAAGAGAGTCAGCGTGTCCTAGGAGATTCTTTGGCTGATTCTGATCTACATCCGAG TGTGCCTGAGAAGATAAAAGCTATGGGCCAAGTCCTGTCAAAAGCAAGAGAGCTATTGTATGACTGCAAGTTGGTCACCGGAAAGCTGAGAGCAATGCTTCAAACTGCAGATGAACAAGTTAGGAGCTTAAAAAAACAGAGCACATTCCTTAGTCAGTTGGCCGCCAAAACAGTTCCAAATGGAATCCATTGCTTGTCTATGCGCCTAACAATTGATTACTATCTCCTTCCTCTTGAGAAGAGAAAGTTTCCTAGAAGTGAGAATTTGGAAAATCCAAATCTTTACCATTACGCTCTCTTCTCTGACAATGTCTTGGCTGCATCAGTTGTTGTCAACTCAACCATCATGAATGCCAAG GATTCTTCCAAACATGTCTTTCATCTTGTTACTGATAAACTTAACTTCGGAGCGATGAATATGTGGTTTCTACTGAATCCTCCTGGAAAAGCTACTATCCATGTTGAAAATGTAGATGAATTCAAGTGGCTTAATTCCTCCTACTGCCCAGTTCTGCGTCAGCTTGAATCTGCTGCAATGAAAGAGTATTACTTCAAAGCAAATCATCCAACTTCTCTCTCATCTGGCTCTTCAAATCTGAAGTATCGGAACCCTAAGTATCTTTCAATGCTTAACCATTTGAGGTTCTATCTCCCAGAGGTCTATCCCAAGTTGGATAAGATCCTGTTTCTTGATGATGACATTGTTGTGCAGAAGGATTTAACTAAATTGTGGTCAGTGGATCTACATGGAAAAGTGAATGGTGCAGTGGAAACCTGTGGTGAAAGTTTTCACCGGTTTGACAAGTACCTTAACTTTTCAAATCCTCATATTGCCAAAAACTTTGATCCAAATGCTTGTGGGTGGGCATATGGGATGAATATTTTTGATCTTAAGGTGTGGAAAAAGAAGGATATTACAGGAATATACCACAAGTGGCAAAACATG aaTGAAGATAGGGTACTATGGAAGCTTGGGACGTTGCCTCCAGGGCTGattacattttataatttgacaaaTCCTCTTGAGAAGACATGGCATGTGCTCGGATTGGGTTATAATCCAAGCATTGATAGGTCAGAAATTGAAAGTGCAGCTGTTGTCCACTATAACGGTAACATGAAGCCTTGGCTGGAGTTAGCAATGACTAAATATCGACCATATTGGACCAAGTACATCAAGTATGATCATCCATACCTTCGAAACTGCAACCTAAGCGAGTGA